The genomic DNA CTGGCGGGTCCACGGATCTACGGGGCCGGGTTCATGGAAGGTCGTCTTCGGCGAGGTCGGCTTCGAACTCGTCCACCTCGTCCTGGCCGAGGTCGAGCAGCGCGAAGTCGGACGGGGTGTGCCCGCCGGCCGCCGGGTCCTCGGTGTGCGCGGCCAGCCCGGCGAGCAGCTCCAGCCAGGCGGCGCCCAGGCGTTCGGTCTCCTCGGCGCCGAGGAGACCGGCGGGCCGGCTCAGGGTCAGCGTCAGCTCGGGGCCGTCCGGGGTGTCGCGGACCACCGCGTTCGCCTCCAGCGCGTGTGCCACCGGCAGGCCGGGCGCGGCGGAGCCGCCGACCGCGGTCTCCCCGGCGGCCTGCCACGGCTCGGGGTCACCGGCTGGAGACGCGGCGGGGAAGCGGCCGAGGTAGTTGAAGCCGATCTGCGGGCGCGGCAGGGCGGCCACGGCGTCGGCGGTCTCGGGGTTGAGGTAGCGCAGCAGCCCGTGGCCGAGGCCGTCACCGGGCACGGCCTGCACCTGCTCCTTGACCGCCTTCAGCAGCGCCCCGGCTGCCGGTCCGCCGGCGCGCGCGTCGGAAAGGTCGACGCCGGAGGCATCGAGGCGCAGCGGGTGCACGGCGGCGAACCATCCGACCGTACGCGACAGATCCATGTCCCCGGCCGGCTGACGGCCGTGGCCCTCGATGTCGACCAGCACGCCGCGGTCCGTCGCGTCAGACCGCCACTGGACGACGGCCCCGGCGAGGGTCGCAAGCAGCACCTCGTGCACCCCGGTGTGGAAGACGGCGGGCGTACGGGCAGTAAGCGTCGCCGCCTGCTCGGCGGGCACGGTCCAGGTGTGCGAACGCATGGTCGCGGCGGTGTCGGCGAGGGGGTCGAGGGGGCGGTGGCCGAGGGGTGATTCGGCAGCGCCGAGGAGGTCGGTCCATGGCTGGAGTTCCGAGACCCGGTCATCAGTTGCAGCTTGGGTGACCAGCTCGCGTGCCCAGCGGCGGAAGGGGGTGGGTACGGGGTCGAGGGCGGGCTGCCGGTTGTCGGCGAGAGAAGCGCAGGCCGTTTGGAGGTCGGGGAGGAGGATGCGCCAGGACATGCCGTCGACGACGAGGTGGTGGACGACGAGGATCAGCCGGCCGACCCGGGACGGCCCGGCGTCCAGCCAGACGACACGGGCCATCGATCCGTCCTCGGGGCGCAACTGCGCGGCGGCGGCGCGGGCTTCGCGGGCGGCGAACGCGTCGAGGCCGGTGGTGCCGGCAGCGTCGATACGGGTGACGAGACCGGCGGCATCGGCGGTGCCGCGTTCGGGGACGACGAGGCGGGGGTTCGCCGGATCGGACATGTCTGCGCGGGCCCGTAGCACGTCGTGCGCGTCGAGAAGGGCGGCCACACCGGCGGTGAGCACGTCGAGCCCCAAAGTGGGGGGTGCGCCGACGACCGTCCACTGGGCGAAGCCGGGGGCCGCGGCCCGTACGCCGTGCGCCCGCATCACCGGCGTCCACGGCGCGTTACCCATACCCGTGTCCGCAACGGCCGGCGCCGACTCGGGCGCGGCCACCACGGCCAGCCGCTCGGGGGTCTTGGCCTCGAAGACCTGCCGCGGGGTGAGCACGAGCCCTTCGCGGCGGGCGCGGGAGGCGAGCTGCATGGAGGTGATGGAGTCGCCGCCGAGAGCAAAGAAGTCGTCGTCCGCACCCACTCGTTCGAGGCCCAGTACCTCGGCGAACAGCGCGCACAGGGCGGCCTCGGTGGGATTCGCGGGAGCACGGCCGGAGACGCGGTCGGCGAGGTCGGGTGCCGGCAGAGCGGCGCGGTCGGTCTTGCCGTTGGGTGTCAGCGGCAGCGCGTCGAGAACCACGACGACAGCCGGCACCATGTGCTCGGGCAGTCGGGTGGCGGCGAGTTCGCGTACGGCGTCGGTGTCGACGTCGCCGACGACGTAGGCGACGAGGCGTTTGTCGCCGGGGCGGTCTTCGCGTACGACCACGGCGGCGTGCGACACGTCGGGATGGGCGGCGAGGACGGCTTCGATCTCGCCCGGTTCGATACGGAAGCCGCGGATCTTGACCTGCTCGTCGGCGCGGCCGGCGAAGTGCAGCAGCCCGTCGTCGGACCACCGGGCCAGGTCACCCGAACGGTACATGCGCGCGCCCGGCTCGAAGGGGCAGGCGACGAAGCGTTCAGCGGTCAGCCCGCCGCGGCCGATGTAACCACGAGCCAGGCCCGGGCCGGCGATGTACAACTCGCCCACGACACCCGGGGGTACGGGCCGGAGGAAGTCATCCAGCACGTAGGTATGGGCGTTACCGATCGGCCGGCCGATGGGCGGGGGCGCATCGTGCGGCTCGATGCCCGAATCCAGCGGGGTGGCGGTGGTGATGACGGTGGCCTCGGTCGGCCCGTACGTGTTCCACACCTGCGCCTGCCCGGTCCAGCGGGACGCCAGGTCCGCGGTCAGCAGTTCGGCGCCGAGCACCCAGTTCCGCACACCCGTGACTGCGGCTGGGTCGAGGACGCTCATGAGGGACGGCACCACGCTGGCCACCGAGACACCCGAACTGCGGATCATCTCCGCCAGCGCCGCAGGCTCTTCGCGCTCCTCACCCGTCGCAACCGCCAACGTGCCACCCGCCGCCAGCGTGACCGCGACATCCAGCACCGCGGCATCGAAGCTGAACGACGCGAACTGCAACACCGTCACACCCTCAGCAACACCAAGGACCGCACGCATCGCCTCCGCCAGGTTCGCCGGGCCCTCATGCGGAACCGCCACGCCCTTCGGGCGGCCCGTCGATCCCGACGTATAGATCACATACGCGAGCTGCCCAGGCTCCAGCGCCGTCTGAAGCGACTCAGCCGACTCCGCCTCGACATCGGCTGCCGCCTCCTCCAGCCGCACCGCGCCCTCGGGCGCCAGCTCTCCGGTGCTCAGCACCACCTGCGCACCGCTGTCGGCGACCATGAAAGCCAACCGCTCCGCCGGATAGGCGGGGTCAAGCGGCACATACGCGCCCCCGGCCTTCCACACCGCGAGCATCCCCGCGACCATCTCCACGCCACGCGGCAAGCACAGCCCCACCCGCGACTCCCGGCCCACACCCAGCCGCTGGAGATACCGCGCCAGCCGATTCGCCCGCGCGTCCAGCCCTGCGTACGACAACACCTCTGCCCCGCAGCGCACGGCGACCGCCTCGGGAGCCCGCCGGGCCCGCTCCTCGAACCGGTCCAGCACCGACCCAGCCGGCACCGCCAACTCCGTGTCGTTCCACCCCGACACCACCGACGCCCGCTCCCCGGCCGTCAGCACCTCCACGTCCCCGACCCGCACCTCCGGGTCCGCCACCACTTGCTCCAGCACCCGCACCAACCGCCGCGCCAGCCCTTCCGCCTCATCGGTCCCGAAAAGATCCGGTCGGTAGGTCAGCCGGACTTCGAGCTGGTCGGCGACATCGACCCCGAGCGTCAGCGGGTAGTTGGTCGCTTCGCGGGAGTCCAGGACCTCGATGGACAGCGCGTCGCGGCCCGCGGTGTCCTCCGGCGGGCGCGGGTAGTTCTCGTAGACGACGAGGGTGTCGAAGGTCGCACCCGCTCCGCCCAGCTTCTGGATCTCCTGGAGACCCAGGTGCTGGTGCCCCATCAGCGCCGACTGCCGCCGCTGCAAGTCCGCCAGCAGATCCGCCACCCGCTGCCCGCCGTCCAGGCGCACCCGCACCGGCAACGTGTTGATGAACAACCCCACCATCGCCTCGACACCCGGCAACTCCGCCGGACGCCCCGCCACCGTCGCACCGAACACCACATCCGAACGACGCACCAACCGCGCCAACACCAACGCCCACGCCCCCTGCACCACCGTGTTGACCGTCAGCCCACGCCCACGCGCCCACACCCCCAGCGCAGCCGTCGCCTCCCGCCCCAGCCGCGCCTCGGTCTGCTCCGGAAGCACCGCCGCCCGCCCCGGATCCGCGGGCACCACGAGCGTCGGCTCGTCGGCACCGGCGAGCTCCGCCCGCCACGCCTCCCGCGCCGCCTCCTTGTCCTGCCGGCCCAGCCAGGCCAGGTAATCCCGGTACGGTGCGGTGCGCTTGAGCGCGGAGGCGTCGCCGCCCGCCTCGTACACCGCGGACAGCTCGCCGAGCAGCACCGGCATCGACCAGCCGTCCATCAGGATGTGGTGGGTCGTCATCACCAGCCGGTGCCGCCGGTCGCCGAGCCGGACGAGGAGCAGCCGCAGCAGCGGCGGCGCCGCGGGGTTCAGCCGCTGCGCGCGCTCCTCGGCGGCCAGCTTTTCGAGCCGGGCGGCGGCGTCCGG from Streptomyces sp. CMB-StM0423 includes the following:
- a CDS encoding non-ribosomal peptide synthetase — encoded protein: MKTHAAATRPALEVWPLSPLQEGLLFHAGYDDTGPDLYTVQFVLGLDGPLDAARLRASWETLLARHGALRASFHRRASGEAVQLIAREVRLPWREADLSGATGPDAAARLEKLAAEERAQRLNPAAPPLLRLLLVRLGDRRHRLVMTTHHILMDGWSMPVLLGELSAVYEAGGDASALKRTAPYRDYLAWLGRQDKEAAREAWRAELAGADEPTLVVPADPGRAAVLPEQTEARLGREATAALGVWARGRGLTVNTVVQGAWALVLARLVRRSDVVFGATVAGRPAELPGVEAMVGLFINTLPVRVRLDGGQRVADLLADLQRRQSALMGHQHLGLQEIQKLGGAGATFDTLVVYENYPRPPEDTAGRDALSIEVLDSREATNYPLTLGVDVADQLEVRLTYRPDLFGTDEAEGLARRLVRVLEQVVADPEVRVGDVEVLTAGERASVVSGWNDTELAVPAGSVLDRFEERARRAPEAVAVRCGAEVLSYAGLDARANRLARYLQRLGVGRESRVGLCLPRGVEMVAGMLAVWKAGGAYVPLDPAYPAERLAFMVADSGAQVVLSTGELAPEGAVRLEEAAADVEAESAESLQTALEPGQLAYVIYTSGSTGRPKGVAVPHEGPANLAEAMRAVLGVAEGVTVLQFASFSFDAAVLDVAVTLAAGGTLAVATGEEREEPAALAEMIRSSGVSVASVVPSLMSVLDPAAVTGVRNWVLGAELLTADLASRWTGQAQVWNTYGPTEATVITTATPLDSGIEPHDAPPPIGRPIGNAHTYVLDDFLRPVPPGVVGELYIAGPGLARGYIGRGGLTAERFVACPFEPGARMYRSGDLARWSDDGLLHFAGRADEQVKIRGFRIEPGEIEAVLAAHPDVSHAAVVVREDRPGDKRLVAYVVGDVDTDAVRELAATRLPEHMVPAVVVVLDALPLTPNGKTDRAALPAPDLADRVSGRAPANPTEAALCALFAEVLGLERVGADDDFFALGGDSITSMQLASRARREGLVLTPRQVFEAKTPERLAVVAAPESAPAVADTGMGNAPWTPVMRAHGVRAAAPGFAQWTVVGAPPTLGLDVLTAGVAALLDAHDVLRARADMSDPANPRLVVPERGTADAAGLVTRIDAAGTTGLDAFAAREARAAAAQLRPEDGSMARVVWLDAGPSRVGRLILVVHHLVVDGMSWRILLPDLQTACASLADNRQPALDPVPTPFRRWARELVTQAATDDRVSELQPWTDLLGAAESPLGHRPLDPLADTAATMRSHTWTVPAEQAATLTARTPAVFHTGVHEVLLATLAGAVVQWRSDATDRGVLVDIEGHGRQPAGDMDLSRTVGWFAAVHPLRLDASGVDLSDARAGGPAAGALLKAVKEQVQAVPGDGLGHGLLRYLNPETADAVAALPRPQIGFNYLGRFPAASPAGDPEPWQAAGETAVGGSAAPGLPVAHALEANAVVRDTPDGPELTLTLSRPAGLLGAEETERLGAAWLELLAGLAAHTEDPAAGGHTPSDFALLDLGQDEVDEFEADLAEDDLP